From the genome of Bacteroidota bacterium:
ATTTGGTTACACAATGTTACCTATAAAATCCTTTCCTGACAAGGTTTTCGGTAATTTTAACTACTTGTCGGCCAGCTTTTCTCAAGGCTGAAAGCCAGTGGTGGCGCTGAAAAGAGCACTTTTGTCGCCGACCAGGTCGATTTGAACAAGTCCGAAAACCGGTAATGGTCCAGCGCTTGCTGAGATTCCCAGATGCTATAAGTCATGTAAACATTTGTCGGATCATGGGCATGCCACAACTCCAGGTGTCTGCACCCCGGAAATGCACGGATTTGGTCGCTCACACTATTAAAAACCTTCAAAAATTCCTCTGTTTTAGCGGGTTCGAAGGTCATTTGTACAATTCTAACGATCATAAAATTCAATTCGAATGGGATCCATCATTTTTAAACCCAGCAAATGGGCAGCGGAATCGTGGTTGATGGCAATTTCCAGAAATCCTTCCCTGTTAAATAATGCGACAATTTCTCCAATTTCAACTTCGTGATAATTGTTGCTTATTTTATTGATATCATACATCGATTTTCTCAGGTAAATAGTAAAGTCTCTTGATTTTCTTTCCTGTTCAAACAATTGCCTTTCAACATTCACAATCACATTTCCAAATGAGTCAATATAAAGTATTGTCCCCCGAATACTGTCACTGTCAACAGTCGGCTGAGCTAGGTAACTTTGATGCAATGTACTTTGACTTTCTCCAAGTAAAGCAGGAGATTTTCCTTTTACCAGATGAACCAACGCATTCATCAGGTTTTTTGATTGCTCTTCGGGGGTGTAGTTGTTTGTTGAATTCAAACGAACAATTTCCTTGGGACTATCGCCTAGAAGCAATGAAAAAATTCCGCTATCCTGACCGATAAATGTGTGCCCCTTGGAATTCACAATAAGAAAGTCGGGGTTCCGGGATTTCTGACTCGGATCAGATCCTGACAAGCCGATATAATGTATCGTTCCCGCAGGAAAAAATGGAAATGAACTCCGAAGAATAAAGGACGCCTGAAGAATATTGAAATGTTCTACCTCATGCGAAATGTCAAGCACTTGGATTTCCGGATACAGACCTAACAATTCGCCCTTGAATGCAGCGACGTAATGATCCCGTAAACCCCAGTCAGTAGTTAATGTCAGTAGTGCCATCGTTTCGGGTGCTCAAACGCGCTGTGTTGATAACTTGTAATTTCAGCGAAGCCAAAAGTAACTAGATTTAGGTAGTATTGAAACGTAATATCCATCGACTATTCACAAGTGAATGTTATTAGCCTGAATAGAAGATTTTATGTTGAACTTAAAACCCTAGCACCTTGAGTGAAGTAATCATTCCAATCGATACCTTTAATCCCGTTGAGTTTTTCGGTGTTAACGACAGCAACCTGGAAGTAATCCGGCGAAATTTCCCTGAACTGAAACTGGTGGCCAGAGGCAATGAAATTAAAGTCATCGGAGATGAAAAAAACATTCATCTCTTCAGTGAAAAAATAAACCGTCTCATACAGCATTATCAGAAATTCGGAAGCCTTACTCCTGATAATGTGGAACACTTCCTTGCAGATAAGTCGAATAAGGAGGGTGGACCACAGGCTCCACCAACGGATGTTCTGGTATTCGGACAAAATGGTATCATGGTTCGGGCACGAACCGCGAACCAGAAAAAAATGGTGGAAAGTTCGGAGAAGAACGATATCGTCTTCGCCATCGGTCCTGCCGGAACCGGTAAAACCTATACTGCTGTTGCACTCGCCGTAAGAGCTCTTAAAAATCGGGAGATCAAACGGATCATTCTTACACGTCCCGCTGTGGAAGCAGGGGAGAACCTTGGTTTTCTGCCGGGCGATCTCAAGGAAAAAATTGATCCTTACCTCAGGCCACTTTATGACGCATTGTACGATATGATACAAGGCGAAAAGGTGAAGAACTATGTTGAAAATGGAATTATCGAAGTAGCACCTCTTGCTTTCATGAGGGGAAGAACACTGGATAACGCGTTTGTTATTCTTGACGAGGCTCAGAATGCTACAGAAAGTCAGCTCAAAATGTTCCTGACACGGATGGGTCCTTCCGCGAAATTCATTGTCACTGGTGACGTCACCCAAATTGACCTTCCAAGGAATCAGCCATCTGGATTGATTCAGGCGATTAAAATTCTTTCCAATATCAA
Proteins encoded in this window:
- a CDS encoding antibiotic biosynthesis monooxygenase; this encodes MIVRIVQMTFEPAKTEEFLKVFNSVSDQIRAFPGCRHLELWHAHDPTNVYMTYSIWESQQALDHYRFSDLFKSTWSATKVLFSAPPLAFSLEKSWPTSS
- a CDS encoding SAM-dependent chlorinase/fluorinase: MALLTLTTDWGLRDHYVAAFKGELLGLYPEIQVLDISHEVEHFNILQASFILRSSFPFFPAGTIHYIGLSGSDPSQKSRNPDFLIVNSKGHTFIGQDSGIFSLLLGDSPKEIVRLNSTNNYTPEEQSKNLMNALVHLVKGKSPALLGESQSTLHQSYLAQPTVDSDSIRGTILYIDSFGNVIVNVERQLFEQERKSRDFTIYLRKSMYDINKISNNYHEVEIGEIVALFNREGFLEIAINHDSAAHLLGLKMMDPIRIEFYDR
- a CDS encoding PhoH family protein yields the protein MSEVIIPIDTFNPVEFFGVNDSNLEVIRRNFPELKLVARGNEIKVIGDEKNIHLFSEKINRLIQHYQKFGSLTPDNVEHFLADKSNKEGGPQAPPTDVLVFGQNGIMVRARTANQKKMVESSEKNDIVFAIGPAGTGKTYTAVALAVRALKNREIKRIILTRPAVEAGENLGFLPGDLKEKIDPYLRPLYDALYDMIQGEKVKNYVENGIIEVAPLAFMRGRTLDNAFVILDEAQNATESQLKMFLTRMGPSAKFIVTGDVTQIDLPRNQPSGLIQAIKILSNIKGVDFIYLDSQDVVRHRLVKEIIEAYNK